From a single Gemmatimonadota bacterium genomic region:
- a CDS encoding phosphoenolpyruvate carboxykinase, with amino-acid sequence MSKPTSLAAHGVTTTTVWANLGTPALYEHSARRGESRLTDHGALAVVTSPHTGRSPKDKFVVDEPSSTGQIWWEKNERLAPDKFDRLLHDVQTHLSGLTEVFTQDLFGGADESYRLPVRFITPNAWQAMFVRNMFIRPDRAVLGSFAPSFVVYHAPEFQADPARHGTRTGTFIVLNFAKRVILIGGTHYAGEMKKSIFTALNYLLPQQQVLPMHCSANIGPTGDAAIFFGLSGTGKTTLSADPTRKLIGDDEHGWSDHGVFNFEGGCYAKVIKLSKQGEPEIWNASHTFGTVLENVTLDDQTRAVDFDSDKITENTRASYPIHVIPNFESSGTGGHPKNIVFLTADAFGVMPPIARLTAEQAMFHFLSGYTAKVAGTERGVTEPSATFSSCFGAPFLPLHPGVYAKMLGEKIATHGAKVWLVNTGWTGGAYGAGSRMKLAHTRAMVTAALSGVLDRGTFRTDPVFGFEVPAAVAGVPSEVLDPRGTWKDGAAYDTQAAKLAAMFRENFRAFASQVQETVVKAGPR; translated from the coding sequence ATGAGCAAACCCACGAGCCTCGCTGCCCACGGCGTCACCACCACGACCGTTTGGGCCAATCTCGGCACCCCTGCTTTGTACGAACACTCCGCCCGGCGCGGGGAAAGCCGCTTGACCGACCACGGCGCTCTCGCGGTCGTCACCTCCCCCCATACCGGTCGCTCCCCCAAGGACAAATTCGTCGTGGATGAGCCGTCGAGTACCGGACAGATCTGGTGGGAGAAGAACGAGCGCCTGGCCCCCGACAAGTTCGACCGACTGTTGCACGACGTGCAGACCCATCTCAGTGGCCTGACCGAGGTGTTTACCCAGGACCTCTTTGGCGGAGCCGACGAGAGCTATCGCCTACCGGTCCGATTCATCACCCCGAACGCGTGGCAGGCGATGTTCGTCCGGAACATGTTCATCCGGCCCGATCGGGCGGTCCTCGGTTCGTTCGCGCCCTCGTTCGTGGTCTACCACGCCCCCGAGTTCCAGGCCGACCCGGCCCGGCACGGCACCCGGACCGGCACGTTCATCGTGCTCAACTTCGCCAAGCGGGTCATTCTCATCGGCGGCACCCACTACGCCGGCGAGATGAAGAAGTCGATCTTCACAGCCCTCAACTATCTCCTGCCCCAGCAGCAGGTGCTGCCGATGCACTGCTCGGCCAACATCGGTCCGACCGGCGACGCGGCGATCTTCTTCGGGCTCTCGGGCACCGGAAAGACCACCCTGTCCGCCGACCCGACCCGGAAGCTGATCGGCGATGACGAGCACGGGTGGAGCGATCATGGCGTCTTCAATTTCGAGGGCGGGTGTTACGCCAAGGTCATCAAGCTGTCAAAACAAGGCGAGCCGGAGATCTGGAACGCGAGCCATACCTTTGGAACGGTCCTCGAGAACGTCACCCTCGATGACCAGACCCGAGCCGTGGACTTCGACTCCGACAAGATTACCGAGAACACCCGGGCCAGCTACCCGATCCACGTCATCCCCAATTTCGAATCGAGCGGCACCGGCGGCCATCCGAAGAACATCGTGTTCCTCACGGCCGATGCCTTCGGGGTGATGCCCCCGATTGCCCGGCTGACGGCCGAACAGGCCATGTTCCACTTCCTCTCGGGCTACACCGCGAAGGTGGCGGGAACTGAGCGGGGGGTTACCGAACCCTCGGCAACCTTCTCCTCGTGCTTCGGTGCCCCGTTCCTGCCGCTCCACCCGGGCGTCTATGCCAAAATGCTCGGCGAGAAGATCGCGACCCATGGGGCCAAGGTCTGGTTGGTCAACACCGGGTGGACGGGTGGCGCGTATGGCGCCGGGTCGCGAATGAAGTTGGCCCATACCCGCGCCATGGTGACGGCCGCGCTCTCCGGCGTGCTTGACCGCGGGACCTTCCGGACCGACCCGGTCTTCGGCTTCGAGGTTCCGGCGGCGGTCGCCGGGGTTCCTTCCGAGGTCCTCGACCCCCGGGGCACCTGGAAGGACGGCGCGGCGTACGACACCCAAGCCGCCAAGTTGGCCGCGATGTTCAGGGAGAATTTCAGAGCGTTCGCGAGCCAGGTCCAGGAAACGGTCGTCAAGGCGGGCCCTCGGTAG
- a CDS encoding HD domain-containing protein: MSGFEIIRDPLWDNIQLDPAALSVLDTPPLQRLRYVRQLGHAFLVYPGATHSRFEHALGAYHLTGRALTVLQQRGELERVPVLHQHAVRLAALVHDIGHYPFSHGLEEAGFLHHESLGVAKLGRGQLGQALNALGGPELVGEIGSLVRGTNPGPLQGLVSGTLDLDKIDYLSRDARACGVPYGALDVDRLLSGLTIIAAPHGRLEVGILEKGMSALETLLFAKYQMYRNVYWHHAVRAATCMFKRAVRAAVAGGGLSRDELAEETDGALMERLFATDPTGLARAVHERRLYKRALDLPASDVPDGAGAWIGDDPDLLERVEDAVARELGLEPASLLLDYPARPNMLGVDILLATREGQAERLTGEGRAGQLGLPRIAGELYRSARHLRVFTAEPLTGSTERLGRLALLSAGEVEERLARGRALI, from the coding sequence ATGAGCGGGTTCGAGATCATCCGGGATCCGTTGTGGGACAACATCCAACTCGATCCGGCGGCGCTGTCGGTTCTCGACACGCCGCCGCTGCAGCGTTTGCGGTACGTCCGCCAGCTGGGGCACGCCTTTCTCGTCTATCCAGGGGCAACCCATTCGCGATTCGAGCATGCCTTGGGAGCCTACCACCTGACCGGGCGGGCCCTGACGGTGTTGCAGCAGCGGGGCGAACTCGAACGGGTGCCGGTCCTCCATCAGCACGCGGTGCGCCTCGCGGCCCTGGTCCACGACATCGGGCACTACCCGTTTTCCCATGGCCTCGAAGAGGCCGGGTTTCTCCACCACGAGTCACTGGGCGTCGCCAAGCTGGGCCGGGGCCAGCTCGGACAGGCACTCAATGCCCTGGGCGGACCGGAGCTGGTCGGTGAAATCGGCTCGTTGGTCCGGGGAACGAACCCGGGACCGCTTCAAGGCCTCGTCTCCGGAACCCTCGACCTCGACAAGATCGATTACCTGAGCCGGGATGCCCGGGCCTGCGGCGTTCCGTACGGCGCCCTCGACGTCGACCGGTTGCTTTCAGGGCTCACGATCATTGCCGCCCCTCATGGCCGACTCGAGGTCGGGATTCTCGAAAAAGGCATGAGCGCCCTCGAGACCTTGCTCTTCGCCAAATATCAGATGTATCGGAACGTCTATTGGCACCATGCGGTTCGCGCCGCGACGTGCATGTTCAAGCGGGCCGTCCGCGCGGCAGTGGCGGGGGGCGGGCTCAGCCGTGACGAGTTGGCTGAAGAAACCGACGGCGCTCTGATGGAACGGCTCTTTGCGACCGACCCGACCGGCCTGGCCCGGGCGGTCCACGAACGCCGACTCTATAAACGGGCGCTCGATCTTCCGGCCAGCGACGTCCCCGATGGCGCGGGGGCCTGGATCGGCGACGACCCTGACCTGCTCGAACGGGTCGAAGACGCCGTGGCCCGCGAACTCGGCCTCGAACCGGCAAGCCTGCTGCTCGACTACCCGGCCCGGCCCAACATGCTGGGCGTCGACATCCTGCTGGCCACTCGCGAGGGGCAGGCCGAGCGTTTGACCGGCGAGGGCCGAGCCGGCCAGCTGGGGCTCCCCCGCATCGCCGGGGAACTCTACCGCAGTGCCCGCCACCTCCGGGTCTTCACGGCCGAGCCGCTGACTGGGAGTACGGAACGGCTCGGCCGGCTGGCACTGCTGTCGGCCGGTGAAGTGGAAGAACGGCTGGCGAGGGGACGCGCCCTGATCTGA
- a CDS encoding sensor domain-containing diguanylate cyclase, with protein MAECADDSPAPGGLLRRRRECLGPRGGRRHGGADLPPGTDRSGGGPAPGVRDGFRATASDNRQAQLLAVFQDVALAPRPEEMLQILVRDVARSLDAAHCAVVFSVDEHRGRLIAVAERPEVRNLEIGLADYPEALHAASTGRTAFIPDVRHHPLFAGRTGPAAGHPGQPTSAVAVPIVFQGKGLGFLILRTALPRPNLTADEVAFVETLVVTTVRLLEHEDRRATLYRRQASAGVTDSLTGCGGLDALDRRIREEMHRADRYGRRFSVMLLDVDGLRFVNQRLGVEAGDRVLGELGGGFQRELRSPDFVARYGGDEFVLIMPETGEEGCWDTLVRLRRAIAAHSFGEGDSAPVGVTAGWVGYPGSGLLSPEDVLARAEADLVARKHPSPEVAA; from the coding sequence ATGGCGGAATGTGCCGACGATAGTCCTGCTCCCGGCGGGCTCCTCAGGCGCCGCCGGGAGTGCCTTGGCCCAAGGGGCGGTCGACGCCATGGTGGCGCCGATTTACCTCCCGGAACTGACCGCTCGGGTGGCGGCCCGGCTCCGGGGGTTCGGGACGGATTTCGGGCCACAGCGTCGGACAACAGGCAGGCCCAACTCTTGGCGGTGTTTCAAGACGTGGCCCTCGCCCCGCGCCCGGAGGAAATGCTGCAGATCTTGGTCCGGGATGTTGCCCGTTCGCTCGACGCGGCGCATTGCGCCGTGGTCTTTTCGGTCGACGAGCATCGGGGTCGGTTGATTGCCGTGGCCGAGCGCCCCGAGGTCCGCAACCTCGAAATCGGGCTGGCCGACTATCCGGAAGCGCTCCATGCCGCGAGCACCGGCCGCACCGCGTTCATTCCGGACGTCAGGCACCATCCGCTGTTTGCGGGGCGGACCGGGCCGGCGGCCGGTCACCCGGGTCAGCCCACGAGCGCCGTTGCCGTCCCGATCGTTTTTCAGGGCAAGGGTCTGGGGTTCTTGATCCTCCGCACCGCCCTGCCGCGTCCGAATCTCACGGCGGACGAAGTGGCTTTTGTCGAGACCCTGGTGGTCACCACGGTCCGGCTCTTGGAGCACGAAGACCGCCGGGCCACGCTCTACCGGCGACAAGCGAGCGCCGGCGTAACCGATTCACTGACCGGCTGTGGCGGGCTCGACGCCCTCGACCGGCGGATCCGGGAGGAGATGCACCGCGCCGACCGGTACGGGCGCCGGTTCAGTGTGATGCTGCTCGACGTAGACGGACTCCGGTTTGTGAACCAGCGCCTTGGCGTCGAGGCCGGGGACCGGGTGCTCGGCGAGTTGGGCGGCGGGTTCCAGCGGGAACTCCGTTCGCCTGATTTCGTGGCTCGGTACGGCGGGGATGAATTTGTCTTGATCATGCCGGAAACCGGCGAGGAGGGCTGTTGGGACACCCTGGTTCGGCTCCGCCGGGCCATCGCCGCCCACAGCTTCGGCGAAGGGGACAGCGCCCCGGTCGGCGTCACCGCGGGATGGGTCGGCTATCCGGGCTCGGGGCTCTTGAGCCCCGAGGACGTGCTGGCTCGCGCGGAGGCGGACCTCGTGGCCCGAAAGCACCCCAGTCCTGAGGTGGCCGCCTAA